The Cryptosporangium phraense genome has a window encoding:
- a CDS encoding alkaline phosphatase, which produces MTVGAADANGGHPKAKSVIFINGDGMSAAHREAARLAMTGLDGRLAMDSLPYSGQLSTSPHDPKTAITDSAAAATAWATGQKTYNGAISVDVNKKPLATLGEQAKKAGKATGLVTTAQVTDASPAAWFSQTVDRGQQDDIARQYLEVSKPDVILGGGEDWWLPAGSPGAFPDKPAEDPTEASKGTKGDLIAKAKKAGYTYVTSAAQLKAAKGGKLLGLFSNEEMFQQREEGKGDIYNPVVPLADMTSKALSTLKTDKDGFFLFVEEEGIDEFSHENNGEKVLKSMAELEKAVKVAKAYVATHPDTLLVITGDHDCGGATVEAAEDTADESGDGISKEDGPFAIAGSSLKFNIDWTTSGHTGVNVPVTASGPYASSFTGEHANTYVHEVLSKILTK; this is translated from the coding sequence ATGACCGTGGGCGCGGCCGACGCGAACGGCGGCCACCCGAAGGCCAAGAGCGTCATCTTCATCAACGGCGACGGCATGTCGGCCGCGCACCGTGAGGCCGCCCGTCTCGCGATGACCGGCCTCGACGGTCGCCTGGCGATGGACAGCCTGCCCTACTCGGGTCAGCTCAGCACGAGCCCGCACGACCCGAAGACCGCCATCACCGACTCCGCCGCCGCCGCCACCGCGTGGGCCACCGGCCAGAAGACCTACAACGGCGCGATCAGCGTCGACGTCAACAAGAAGCCGCTCGCGACGCTGGGCGAGCAGGCCAAGAAGGCCGGCAAGGCCACCGGTCTCGTCACGACCGCGCAGGTCACCGACGCGAGCCCGGCCGCGTGGTTCTCGCAGACCGTCGACCGCGGTCAGCAGGACGACATCGCCCGTCAGTACCTCGAGGTCAGCAAGCCCGACGTCATTCTCGGCGGTGGCGAGGACTGGTGGCTCCCCGCGGGCAGCCCGGGCGCGTTCCCGGACAAGCCGGCCGAGGACCCGACCGAGGCCAGCAAGGGCACCAAGGGCGACCTGATCGCCAAGGCCAAGAAGGCCGGCTACACCTACGTCACCTCGGCCGCACAGCTGAAGGCGGCCAAGGGCGGCAAGCTCCTGGGCCTCTTCTCCAACGAGGAGATGTTCCAGCAGCGCGAGGAAGGCAAGGGCGACATCTACAACCCGGTCGTCCCGCTCGCCGACATGACGTCCAAGGCGCTGAGCACGCTGAAGACCGACAAGGACGGCTTCTTCCTGTTCGTTGAGGAAGAGGGCATCGACGAGTTCTCGCACGAGAACAACGGCGAGAAGGTCCTCAAGTCGATGGCCGAGCTCGAGAAGGCGGTCAAGGTCGCCAAGGCCTACGTCGCCACGCACCCCGACACGCTGCTGGTCATCACCGGTGACCACGACTGCGGTGGCGCCACCGTCGAGGCCGCGGAGGACACCGCGGACGAGTCCGGCGACGGCATCTCGAAGGAAGACGGGCCGTTCGCGATCGCGGGCAGCTCGCTCAAGTTCAACATCGACTGGACCACCAGCGGCCACACCGGCGTGAACGTGCCGGTCACCGCGTCGGGCCCGTACGCGTCCTCGTTCACCGGCGAGCACGCGAACACCTACGTGCACGAGGTTCTCTCGAAGATCCTGACCAAGTAG